Proteins from one Clostridia bacterium genomic window:
- a CDS encoding Stp1/IreP family PP2C-type Ser/Thr phosphatase — translation MRSVGKTDIGLVRKINEDSFLCEKLQGIENSYLHIVADGMGGHNAGEVASSMAVQEIAAFIKNSIETLKLGDREIQDLIRNAILHANDKVYKTSIVRSNCLGMGTTLSMVLAKDRRLYIGHVGDSRVYLIREKVISRLTEDHSLVAELIKAGTIKPEEANNHPQKNVITRALGTEYTLEPDISQCDMQDGDFILICTDGLSNAVHEEEMVNAIANASDLNEACELLVSKAKESGGFDNITAVVIQMCKGGDYYGR, via the coding sequence ATGAGGTCAGTCGGCAAGACAGACATAGGTCTGGTTAGAAAGATAAATGAGGACAGCTTTTTGTGTGAGAAGCTTCAAGGTATCGAAAATTCATATTTGCATATTGTTGCTGATGGCATGGGCGGCCATAATGCCGGAGAAGTTGCCAGTTCCATGGCGGTGCAGGAAATAGCCGCTTTTATAAAAAATAGTATTGAAACGCTTAAGCTTGGCGATAGAGAAATCCAAGACTTGATAAGGAATGCAATATTGCATGCCAATGATAAGGTCTACAAGACTTCAATAGTTAGAAGCAACTGCCTGGGTATGGGTACTACACTGTCAATGGTGCTTGCGAAAGACCGCAGACTCTATATTGGACATGTAGGAGACAGCAGGGTGTATCTTATTAGAGAGAAGGTTATATCAAGGCTTACGGAGGACCATTCACTAGTTGCGGAGCTTATTAAAGCGGGCACTATAAAGCCTGAGGAAGCGAACAATCACCCACAGAAGAATGTCATTACAAGGGCACTGGGAACGGAATACACCCTGGAGCCTGATATAAGCCAGTGCGACATGCAGGATGGGGATTTTATTTTAATTTGTACTGATGGGTTGTCAAATGCGGTGCATGAAGAGGAAATGGTTAATGCAATAGCGAACGCCTCTGATTTGAATGAAGCCTGCGAGCTTCTAGTCAGCAAAGCTAAGGAAAGCGGCGGTTTTGACAATATTACAGCAGTGGTTATCCAGATGTGTAAAGGAGGTGACTATTATGGTAGGTAG
- the rlmN gene encoding 23S rRNA (adenine(2503)-C(2))-methyltransferase RlmN, which produces MENKRNIKDLSYDELESYVEDNKLPKFRAGQIFEWVYKDTASFGDMTNLSKSIIELLERDFYIGRARIEAMQHSKIDNTRKYLLCLEDGNAVECVLMEYSYGKTICISTQIGCRMSCEFCASTVGGLVRSMSSGEMLEEVMAVSRDIGERIGNIVLMGTGEPFDNYEQVMKFIKMINHSKGLNVGQRHITLSTSGIVPKILDFADQNLQCTLAISLHAADEEKRSKIMPVNNKYNIEKLMEACRYYIKVTNKRVTFEYALIKDVNDSSKDAHDLGTLLKGMLCHVNLIPVNKVEGKEFVKASKEKINAFKNALEGFGVETTIRRELGSEIDAACGQLRQKYVREH; this is translated from the coding sequence ATGGAGAACAAAAGAAATATCAAGGACTTGAGTTATGATGAGCTTGAGAGCTATGTTGAAGATAACAAATTGCCAAAGTTCAGGGCAGGACAGATTTTTGAGTGGGTTTACAAGGATACTGCCTCCTTTGGTGATATGACCAATCTATCCAAGAGTATTATTGAGCTTCTTGAAAGGGATTTTTATATAGGAAGGGCACGGATAGAGGCAATGCAGCACTCTAAGATAGATAATACAAGAAAGTACCTGCTTTGCTTGGAGGATGGAAATGCAGTGGAGTGTGTGCTTATGGAGTACAGCTACGGTAAAACCATATGCATATCCACACAGATTGGCTGCAGGATGTCCTGTGAGTTCTGCGCTTCGACTGTAGGAGGCCTGGTAAGGTCAATGAGCAGCGGAGAAATGCTGGAGGAGGTAATGGCTGTTTCCAGGGATATAGGCGAGAGGATTGGAAATATCGTGCTAATGGGTACTGGAGAGCCTTTTGACAACTATGAACAGGTTATGAAGTTTATTAAGATGATAAACCACAGCAAAGGACTGAATGTAGGACAGAGGCACATTACACTGTCAACCTCGGGCATAGTCCCCAAAATACTCGATTTTGCGGATCAAAACCTGCAATGCACTCTTGCAATATCACTGCATGCAGCCGATGAAGAAAAAAGAAGTAAAATAATGCCTGTGAACAATAAATATAACATTGAAAAGCTCATGGAAGCCTGCAGATATTATATCAAAGTAACAAATAAGAGAGTGACTTTCGAATATGCCTTGATAAAAGACGTCAATGACAGTTCTAAAGATGCTCATGATTTGGGGACACTGCTAAAAGGAATGCTTTGCCATGTCAATCTTATTCCTGTAAACAAGGTGGAAGGAAAAGAGTTTGTAAAAGCGTCTAAAGAAAAGATAAATGCCTTTAAGAATGCTCTAGAGGGCTTCGGAGTTGAGACGACCATAAGACGTGAGCTTGGCAGCGAAATAGATGCAGCCTGCGGTCAGCTCAGACAGAAGTATGTGCGGGAGCATTAG